From the Anser cygnoides isolate HZ-2024a breed goose chromosome 24, Taihu_goose_T2T_genome, whole genome shotgun sequence genome, one window contains:
- the NCMAP gene encoding noncompact myelin-associated protein isoform X1 yields the protein MDSPIKMTTAAPLINNTQFSLNVTTKSQEQSLYQSSGAIVAAIVVGVIIIFTVVLLILKTYNRHMRVKRELEPKSTKTAMPPALGQNSDSVTQHPAVTFIPVDIHMQSRQL from the exons ccCAATCAAGATGACGACAGCCGCACCACTGATCAATAATACTCAGTTCTCATTAAATGTGACCACAAAGTCTCAAGAACAAAGTCTTTATCAAA GTTCTGGAGCAATAGTTGCTGCCATCGTAGTAGgagtaattattatttttacagtggTTCTGCTCATATTGAAAACGTATAACAG acACATGAGAGTGAAGCGGGAGCTGGAACCCAAGAGTACCAAAACAGCAATGCCACCTGCTTTAGGGCAGAACAGCGACAGCGTTACTCAGCATCCTGCAGTGACTTTCATACCTGTCGACATCCACATGCAGAGCAGACAACTGTGA
- the NCMAP gene encoding noncompact myelin-associated protein isoform X2: MTTAAPLINNTQFSLNVTTKSQEQSLYQSSGAIVAAIVVGVIIIFTVVLLILKTYNRHMRVKRELEPKSTKTAMPPALGQNSDSVTQHPAVTFIPVDIHMQSRQL; the protein is encoded by the exons ATGACGACAGCCGCACCACTGATCAATAATACTCAGTTCTCATTAAATGTGACCACAAAGTCTCAAGAACAAAGTCTTTATCAAA GTTCTGGAGCAATAGTTGCTGCCATCGTAGTAGgagtaattattatttttacagtggTTCTGCTCATATTGAAAACGTATAACAG acACATGAGAGTGAAGCGGGAGCTGGAACCCAAGAGTACCAAAACAGCAATGCCACCTGCTTTAGGGCAGAACAGCGACAGCGTTACTCAGCATCCTGCAGTGACTTTCATACCTGTCGACATCCACATGCAGAGCAGACAACTGTGA